The sequence below is a genomic window from Chryseobacterium foetidum.
CCGGTATGCCGGTTAGCCCCGGTTTTACGCATGGAAGTCTGTAGAGTCCGAAATTGCGATTCTGTACAGGTGAGTCTGAGATCTGTATATTTAATGTATTGGAAAGTGTGCCTTCAGCGTTCCCTACAATTTCATATCCGGCAGGTACAGTGGCAGTAACTGTATAATTTCCTCCCAGCACATTCTGAAACGAATAAAAGCCATTAGAGTCACTATTGGTTGTTGCCACCGTACTTCCGCTTGCGTTTTTGAGACTGATACTGACATTAGGGAAAGGTAGACCGTTTGGAACCCCACCATTATTATCTTTAAAAATTATCCCACTTACAGGCATACGGAGACTGATTGAATTTTTGTTGTATGCAGTAAAAGACATGTCGCTCTGGCCTGAAAAAATCTGTGTGAATCTGGAGATCTGGCCTGCATTGGAAGCTGTGACCCCTAAATCAGACCAGTCGAGAGCCAGAATTCTTACATCTCTAGTATTATTGCTGTCGTTAGGCCCCACTGTTGTATTATAGGTTATAGGCGATGTGTTTGCGTTGTAGAACTTCCACCTGAACAGACCGAGACTCTGTACTGTGGATAAATCTACATTAAACTCAGTTCCCACAATTGTTCCTGCGCTGTTTCTGAAAGAAAACCGGTCCTGGACATTACTTATCTGACCCATCTGAGTGATAAGAAGATCGGGAATTCCGTCACCAATTGATGAAACGTTGATATCCTGAATTTGGTAGTTAATTTCGGCACCAGAAGGAAAATTGAAAATTGCTGTTCCAAGATCCAGGCCACTAGCTCCGTCAGTAAGATATTGCGAAAGTGGCTGTGATACAGGAATAGGAGTAATATCGCCGTCACCTCCGAACGCTTTTCCTACACCAATAAAGGTACTGTTCCCTGGAGTTGGATTCGAAGTGATTGGCAGTGCAGCAAAGTTTCCCGAGGAGAAAGTAATTCCTTTTGATGTCAATAAACTGTTATTAACCCCAGTTGAATACACTTTATCTCCAATCTTGAAGGCCAAAAGGTTATGGCGGTTATTGGGGATTGACTGGTTATTGGTATTACTCTCCCAAAATCCGTTAAAATCTGTATAAATCTTTGAAGGTACAGATTGTGCTGAATTTAAAACAGGAAATAATGATAGTAATAAGCGAATGTATGTTGCTTTCATATAGGTATATAAGAGATTGGATCCACAGTTTCTGCAGATCAAATTTATTTCGCTTAAGTTTTTAGTTGTATAGTTCAGAGCATCAGGTAACTGCTGACAGTGTTTTGCTGCAGTAGTAGAAAAGTTTAGCCTTGCATAAATATATAAAGCAAAAAATCCTTTACAAAAAGTTCTGAACAGGAATAAGAAGAATCATCCTAGGAATGATAAAAAGAAACGTTATCTGTAGAGATCAGGTGGAGCAATCTTCAGGTTTATAAAAAGAAACTGTTCGAATTATTCGCCGGGAAACTGGCTGATGACCGGCAATTGTTTGATTAAATCTGCGTAAAAGCATACAGAGGATCGGGGTAACTTTGTTAGTAACCATTTTTTTTTTTTTATGTGTAATATGTGTTTCCAGAAAGGATGGAGCAAATGTAATATTTATCAATTGAAAATTCAATTTTATTCACTTATTTAACATTATTATTTTCTTGTGAAAGCCATTTAATAGTACGTCTATGATATATTATGTGGTATCTGTTTATTAAAATAATTCATTTTTAGAAGAATTAAAATACAGTTATAGCCCAGAGATTTCATAAGACAACAAATTGCAAATGCGCAAATAATAACAATAAAATTTGGTAGATATTCTCGTGAAAGGATGACGCTATATTCTTAATTATTCAATACTGATAATGGGCTGATCCCGGTTTCAGTAATATCAAAAAATTTTGAAACAAGTTGGTATGTTTTTGAATATAAAAATTTGTCAAATAAAACGTAAAATTCCTTTAAACAATATTAATTTGAAAATTATATAACAAAATCTCACACTTGTTACAAAATGGTAAAAGAGATGATATTAATAACACGGTTTATGAAGTCTAAAAAAAGTTTTACTACACTTCAAAAATTTAAAACATTTTACAAATTCATAAATATTTTTGAGGTATGGAGTAAGGCGATTCAGAAAAATAAATTCAAAAACAACTTATGGCAATCCAAGAATTTTTTTTGTGGAATTTTTATAAGATAATTTAAAGCAAATTACTAATTCATAAATTAATTAATCTGATAATTCTCTATGTAGATACGTATTACAAAATGCACATAATCTTCATCAGCTTCCTTCTGCTTAATCAATTTGTTTTTATAATTGTAAGAATTTAGAATATCCATCAGATTTTTATATGTTTCAAGATCCGCACCTTTCAACTTCACCCTGCTGTTACCTTCACGTGTTTTTATCAGCTGATCATCTAGAGTTCTGACTTTGAAAATAGAATCGCAAAGAATAGGATTTCTGCTCATTATTCCTTTATACCTGTCTATGATATTAATTTTGAACGTATCAAATGTTATGGTATTGTAGAAGATATTAGAGCTTTCAGACTTGGTATTGAGTACTAGTTTATAATTCATGGCAATAATGCTAAAATTCCCTCTTAATTTTAATTAAGGGGACTAAAATAATTTATTTTTAATAATGGTGTATGCTAAATACTTTAATTATGCGAAGCAATTTTTATGCCTAAACATGATATTTTTTTTTAATAATTTTTTTTTGAACTTATAAAAATTACAGTATTGTATTGATTTCGAAATGAGCTGTGCTAAGGTTATATTTTTCAATTATTTACGTTCGTATTTAGGTAATACTTACAATATTTGCTGATTTTTGGATGACCTTTTTTTATATGACTTTTTTTTAAGATCTCTCAAAACAGTTCTTAAAAAATGTGACAAAAAGTATATAAATCGCATCGCGGTCGGTCATATCTACAGATATGTAAAAGTTTATTAACCGTTAAATAAAATGATATGGTTATTCACAAAAATCAGTTTATAAATTTCCTTTTGTAAAGTGGCAGAGATTAATTTTACATAATTAAAGCATAAATTTTTCACAATGCTGTACATGTTACATTTAAATAACGAGTTTCAGCATCATACAGCAATTCTTTACAGTATAGATTTTTGGAGTTTTGTACTTAAAAAAATTCCTGGAAGAGTGAATTTATGAATTTGATGATCAGAAATAGCTGTGGAAATTTTATGGAAGTTCTTATATTAAGTAAAAAGGTAAGGTTAAATATCCATTGAAATCTTTGAAATTGTAAATGCGAAATATTCAAAATTAATGTTTATTTTGTACAGTAGGAAAGATGAATAATTTTAGATTAAATTCTACAATCTATCTTATACAGAGAGTTTTTTTAAAATTTTCTGCTAATTTCAAATTAAATTTAAACCAAAACTCAGCTTAAAAATTACAAAATCAAGAATTAGATATTCAGAGAAATAATTTTTTTTAAAAAAAAATATTTTTTTTCTGATTTAAATGAATCTAAGTTCATACTTTGACTTTCAGTAAATTACAACTTCAAATTTGGATTTCAATATTAACCAAAAAAAAAATCTGCATTTCAAAAGCCTTTTTTACGATAAGAGTGGTACGCTAATTGAAAGGAACAAGGCACATATGTAAACGGCACCGGTTGGTGTCTTCAAAAATTCGTCTTCGGGACTTTTGTATGGTCTTCAGAATTTTTCAGATTAGTTTTTAATCAATAATTTAATATAGTATGAAATCAAAATTAGCTATTCTATCGCTGGCAATGGCGATACCTGCCACTTTGTGTGCACAGGAAAACATTTCTCAGGATTCTTTGTCAGAATATCCAAACACTTTCAGTTCAGGATCTGCCAATGTATCTCCTTTTACACAATCTTCAAAGAGATTCAATGATTGGTCTATTTCTGCCGGTGCAGGTGTACCATTAATGCAGTCTGCAGATTTAACTTCCATCAAAAACGGAAACGGAAAAAATCTCTTCGGATATTCTGCTTATGTAAGTATTAATAAAGCGATTACGCATGCATTTGGAATTAATCTTCAGTATGACAGAGGAGAGACGCGTCAGGGTTTTTTCAATACTAAGGATGCAGCTCCAGCCAACGCCTCATCAACTCTGCAGGTTGGTGCAAGAACGCAGTACGATGCACTCTCAATTTTAGGAGACATTAACCTGTCAAATCTTTTAAGAAGAGTGGATAATAAATCTCCTTACAGATGGGCATTACACGCTTACGGAGGTGTAGGAACCTTAGCTTACCGTGCGTACCAAAAAGATGAAAACGGACAGAGATTAATGAATGAGATCAAACCTTTTAAGTTGAGTTCATTATTCGGACAGGCGGGTGCAGGTCTTAAATATAAATTAAGCAACAGGCTTGATCTTGAAGGAAGAGTAATGTATGTGGTAAGTACAGATGACCAGTTTGACGGTGGCGGCGAACCATACAGTGCGATCAATAAAAGAGAAGATCAGGTTTCTGATAACTTCATTAATGCAACATTGGGTCTTACACTTAATTTAGGAAAACATGATTCTCACTTGATGTGGCATGATCCGATGCAGGAAATTTACTACAAACTGGATGTACTTGCAGAGAAAAATCAGGACATTACTGTTTGCCAGAAAGGCGATATGGACGGTGACGGTGTTTGCGATGACTGGGACAGACAGCTTGATACTCCACCCGGAGCGAGAGTTGATGGTGCCGGTGTTGCTTTAGACGTTGATCTTGACGGCGTAATTGACCTTTACGATAAATGTGTAACTGTTCCGGGACCTGTAGAAAATAACGGTTGCCCAATTGAAGGACAGGGGACAGTTTCTGAAAATGAAACAAAGCTTGACGGAATTGAATTTGATCTGAATTCTGACAGAATTTTACCATCAAACACTCCAATTCTGAACAATGCTGTGAGCTATATTAACTCTTCTGAGGGTGGTTTCACTGTTGTGGGAGCTACAGATACCAGAGGTTCTGATGCCTACAACAAAAACCTTTCTGAAAAAAGAGCAGGAAACGTAAAATCTTACCTTATTAAAAATGGAGTTCAGTCTTCAAAGCTTGAATCTGTTGGAAACGGAAAAACTGATCTTAAATATCCGGAGTGTGATCCAGCATCAAAATGCCCGGAATGGAAGAACAGAGCAAATAGAAGAGTGTATTTTAAAGCAAAATAAATATTGTTAACTTCTAATTTCTTTGGCTGTCACAGTTTTGTGGCAGCTTTTTTTATTAAAATTTAAATCTTTCGGAGCAAAACATATTTTTGTTTTATTACCGGAGTTTTACGAATCTTTTTTAAACAAACACTCCGAAGCAATAGACTCCGGAGTGTTTTTAATTAAAGCTTAAGCTCAAGTTTTCAGTTATTCAAAAATAAAAATTCCCAGAAATTTATGTCTATGATTATAGTCACTACAAATAAAATTCAGTATTTATTATATTTAGATCAAACAGTTATCTTGGATAAACTTCCCAAATGACGCCATTACCAATCACCCCTGAGTTATCGGAAATTTCGAAATCCATTCCTGTATATAATTTACTTAAAAAAGATTCAGCATTTACCAAAGTGACATCAACCGCCACAGAATCTCCTGCGAAAATAAGTTCAGGATCCTCAAAATTCTGACTTCCAATATAAGTCTGCAACTCAAAAGGAAACTGAAATGATGCACGAAATCCCGTTGAAACCGGGTTTACAATACCTCCTTTTTCGGTCAGATTATAATGAATGAGTGCTTTGAAGTGTGAAGGTTTTTTCATATAAAGCAAAAGTAGAAAAATAACGGCACTGCCCCAAAAATTTAAATGCAGATCTGACAGACATTGATTTCAAAAATTTTTTTGTAAAATTTTAAATTGTCTTTTTAAAAAGCACTTTCACAAATCAGATCATGCAATGGTACAGCACTTGCAGAAACAATAGCACAACCAATCAAAAATATTATGACAAACAAAGAAACCGTTTCAGTACTGAATGATTTGCTGAACATTACAATGGACCGCATCAAAGGATTCAACAAAGTAGAAGAGAAGGTGTGGGACACGCATTCTTATCTGAAAAACGACTACGAAGAAATGGTGGCAGAATCTGAGCAGATGAAAAATGACCTCATCACCTGCATCACTGAGCACGGAGGAGAATATGACGATTCACCAACCGTTTCCGGAACCGTTCACAGAGCGTGGATTGATGTGAAAAATGCATTCACACCCAACAACGCAGAATCTACCCTTGAAAATGTGGTGTTTGGAGAAAAATCTGCAATCGCTGCGTATCAGGAAGCTTTGCAAAGTGATCAACTATCTCCGGAAAGTATTTTACTGGTTCAGGATCAGCATCAGAAACTGCAGAATTCTTTTGCGAAATTTCAGAGTCTTGAAAACTGATCAGACAGAATTTGCTGACAAAAATTTAGCCTTAATCCTGGTTGCATGGCAGTCAGGATTATTAGTTGAGATCAGATATACTTAAAAAACGGATTTGAATTATATTATTTTTTATTCAATTTTAAGTGAAATAATATTATTTAATCACAATTTTGCTATATTAAGAAGATATAATTTATCAGACATAATTTGTTTTAGTATTTTTAATAAAAGAAAGTTATAAAAGTTTCTTACTAAGCCTCTTTTTTCAATTAAAATTTCAGATAATGCCGATCAATCAATTACCTCCGGACGGAGGAATGTTATATGCAGAAACCGATATGGCTCAGCTTTTCCCTGAGCCGCTGAATGCCATCACTGCATTATTTTTTTTAATTATAGCAGTCTTTTGGACAGTTAAAATAAAAGATAATTATAAAGCGCATCCGTTCTTGACATACTGTTTGATCTTACTGTACATTGGTGCTGTCGGCGGAACAATTTATCACTCATTCAGACAATGGCCGGTATTTATTGCAATGGACTGGATGCCGATTATGTTGCTTTGCCTATCTGCCGGATTTTATTTTATAGCCAAGAGCACCAGGTGGTATTTTGCTGTTTTGATGCTACTCGTTTATATTTTCCTCATGTACGCTCTACGAAACTGGATATTGTTTGAAAATAAATCTCTTTTCATCAACATCAATTATGCGATGATGGCTTCATTTGTATTGTTCTCAGTATTAAAATATCTTATTTACACTCAATGGAAAGCCGGTAGATGGGTAGGTTTTGCTCTGCTGTCGTTTGCATTGGCGCTGACATTTCGTGTGGCTGACAAATGGGATTTGTTCAGCTTTGGAACACACTTTCTATGGCATACTTTCGGGGCAATTGCGACATTCTGTATGTTTAATTATATTAATCTTACAATGAAAAGTACAAAAGCTGCATAATGTAGATTTATGATTCGACAAATATCGTTTGCAGTTCTGCGATATCCGAACCTTTATGAGCAGAATAGAGATGTGCATGAAACTCATTGAGTTTTTTCAAAATTGTAAGAAATTCTGATTTTTCTTCGGTACTCAGTCTTCCCGAAAGCAGTTCAGATGTCATATTTACTTTATTCACAGACTTCTGAAAGGTCTCTTCTCCCAGCTTTGTAAGATTCAGTCTTTTGCTGCGTTTATCGTTTTCGTCATTTTGTTCTTCTAAAAATCCTGCTTCCAAAAGTCTTTTGATAATCTGCGTTCCGGTCTGTTTTTCATGACCGTTTTTCTCAATCAACTGAATTTTAGTTAAAAACGGTTCATCTTTAAGGCGATACAGATATGTGAATTCCTCATTGGCTAAATCAGGAAACTGGCTTAAACCCTTTCTGATCAGTAATTTAGAATAACGACTGAGCAAAAGCACCTGTTTGCAAATCTCATTTTCTGTAAATGAAACCTGATGATTCTCATTTTTAAATAACTTCGTCGGGCTTTCTTCTGTATATTTTTTAGCATTCAGCCACATCCGGAAGTCTTCTACATCGGAATTGGGCTTAAAGGCAGAAGAGTTTTCAAATTCTTTCACCTGATGAAGCAAATCAATAATAAAGTCAGTTTTCATGATTGTATTTTAAACAAAGATAAATGATTAGTATTTTAAATCAAAG
It includes:
- a CDS encoding SdrD B-like domain-containing protein, which encodes MKATYIRLLLSLFPVLNSAQSVPSKIYTDFNGFWESNTNNQSIPNNRHNLLAFKIGDKVYSTGVNNSLLTSKGITFSSGNFAALPITSNPTPGNSTFIGVGKAFGGDGDITPIPVSQPLSQYLTDGASGLDLGTAIFNFPSGAEINYQIQDINVSSIGDGIPDLLITQMGQISNVQDRFSFRNSAGTIVGTEFNVDLSTVQSLGLFRWKFYNANTSPITYNTTVGPNDSNNTRDVRILALDWSDLGVTASNAGQISRFTQIFSGQSDMSFTAYNKNSISLRMPVSGIIFKDNNGGVPNGLPFPNVSISLKNASGSTVATTNSDSNGFYSFQNVLGGNYTVTATVPAGYEIVGNAEGTLSNTLNIQISDSPVQNRNFGLYRLPCVKPGLTGIPAGYAKMGILSKKSISVEKWPTTVPNGHLVLDSDSKGLVITHMTTVQRNALSAVEGMVIYNTDLKCVQIFRGNNPGVDKSRLGWNCIIRGCNEE
- a CDS encoding prevent-host-death protein; its protein translation is MNYKLVLNTKSESSNIFYNTITFDTFKINIIDRYKGIMSRNPILCDSIFKVRTLDDQLIKTREGNSRVKLKGADLETYKNLMDILNSYNYKNKLIKQKEADEDYVHFVIRIYIENYQIN
- a CDS encoding OmpA family protein, translating into MKSKLAILSLAMAIPATLCAQENISQDSLSEYPNTFSSGSANVSPFTQSSKRFNDWSISAGAGVPLMQSADLTSIKNGNGKNLFGYSAYVSINKAITHAFGINLQYDRGETRQGFFNTKDAAPANASSTLQVGARTQYDALSILGDINLSNLLRRVDNKSPYRWALHAYGGVGTLAYRAYQKDENGQRLMNEIKPFKLSSLFGQAGAGLKYKLSNRLDLEGRVMYVVSTDDQFDGGGEPYSAINKREDQVSDNFINATLGLTLNLGKHDSHLMWHDPMQEIYYKLDVLAEKNQDITVCQKGDMDGDGVCDDWDRQLDTPPGARVDGAGVALDVDLDGVIDLYDKCVTVPGPVENNGCPIEGQGTVSENETKLDGIEFDLNSDRILPSNTPILNNAVSYINSSEGGFTVVGATDTRGSDAYNKNLSEKRAGNVKSYLIKNGVQSSKLESVGNGKTDLKYPECDPASKCPEWKNRANRRVYFKAK
- a CDS encoding ferritin-like domain-containing protein, with product MTNKETVSVLNDLLNITMDRIKGFNKVEEKVWDTHSYLKNDYEEMVAESEQMKNDLITCITEHGGEYDDSPTVSGTVHRAWIDVKNAFTPNNAESTLENVVFGEKSAIAAYQEALQSDQLSPESILLVQDQHQKLQNSFAKFQSLEN
- a CDS encoding MarR family winged helix-turn-helix transcriptional regulator — its product is MKTDFIIDLLHQVKEFENSSAFKPNSDVEDFRMWLNAKKYTEESPTKLFKNENHQVSFTENEICKQVLLLSRYSKLLIRKGLSQFPDLANEEFTYLYRLKDEPFLTKIQLIEKNGHEKQTGTQIIKRLLEAGFLEEQNDENDKRSKRLNLTKLGEETFQKSVNKVNMTSELLSGRLSTEEKSEFLTILKKLNEFHAHLYSAHKGSDIAELQTIFVES